In a single window of the Canis lupus dingo isolate Sandy chromosome 18, ASM325472v2, whole genome shotgun sequence genome:
- the LOC112663732 gene encoding olfactory receptor 10V1 translates to MEEMNKTAKIQFFFRPFSADPKIQVGIFVAFLVMYLTSLGGNTTIAVLVQINPSLHIPMYFFLANLAVLEIFYTSAIAPLALANLLSMGKTPVSIPGCGAQMFFFIFLGGADCVLLAVMAYDRFVAICYPLRYTRIMSWPLCVELMVGSLVLGFLLSLPLTILIFHLPFCGHNEIHHFYCDMPAVMRLACADTHTHQTALYIISFIVLSVPLSLISTSYIFIMAAILRIRSAEGRHRAFSTCSSHILVVLLQYGCTSFIYLSPRSSYSPEMGRVVSVVYTFITPILNPLIYSMRNRELKDALRRALRKF, encoded by the coding sequence atggaagaaatgaataaaactgcAAAGATACAGTTCTTCTTTCGCCCATTCTCAGCTGACCCCAAGATCCAGGTGGGGATTTTTGTGGCCTTCCTGGTGATGTACCTGACCAGCCTCGGTGGAAACACCACAATTGCAGTCCTTGTCCAGATCAACCCCTCCCTCCACatccccatgtacttcttcctggcTAACCTGGCAGTCCTGGAAATCTTCTATACCTCTGCCATTGCCCCACTGGCTTTGGCAAACCTCCTTTCAATGGGCAAAACTCCTGTTTCTATCCCCGGATGTGGGGCCCAGatgttcttcttcatcttcttggGTGGAGCTGACTGTGTCCTGCTGGCCGTCATGGCTTACGACCGGTTTGTGGCAATCTGTTACCCTCTGAGATACACCCGCATCATGAGCTGGCCCTTGTGTGTGGAGCTGATGGTCGGGTCCCTGGTGCTGGGGTTCCTGCTGTCGCTGCCGCTGACTATTTTAATCTTccatctcccattctgtggccACAACGAGATCCACCACTTCTACTGTGACATGCCTGCAGTCATGCGCCTGGCCTgcgcagacacacacactcaccagaCTGCCCTGTACATCATCAGCTTCATCGTCCTGAGCGTCCCCCTGTCCTTAATCTCCACCTCCTACATCTTCATCATGGCAGCCATTTTACGGATCCGGTCAGCAGAAGGGCGCCACCGAGCCTTCTCTACCTGTTCCTCCCACATCTTAGTGGTCCTCCTGCAGTATGGCTGCACCAGCTTTATCTACTTGTCCCCCCGGTCCAGCTACTCTCCTGAGATGGGCCGAGTGGTGTCTGTGGTCTACACTTTCATCACTCCCATTTTAAACCCCTTGATCTACAGTATGAGGAACAGGGAACTGAAAGATGCCCTAAGGAGGGCACTGAGGAAGTTCTAG
- the LOC112663408 gene encoding olfactory receptor 10V1-like, with amino-acid sequence MGDENQTIDIQFHFHPFSPILEIQILIFVAFLLMYIGSLTGNATIFLTVWAERSLHTPMYFFLANLAVLEIFYSSTVAPLALVNLLTMGRIPISFAGCGTQMFFFVFLGSADCILLGIMAYDRFVAIRKPLRYTLIMRWQLCAQLALGALVLGFILALQLTALIFHLPFCGHNRITHFYCDVLPILQLACGDTRMQEAMIFIVSVIILTIPFSLISISYVFIVGAILKIRSAEGRHKAFSTCSSHLTVVLLQYGCCSLIYLRPSSSYNPEMGRVVSVVYTFVTPVLNPLIYSMRNKELKDALNKVMKRHLLH; translated from the coding sequence ATGGGGGATGAAAACCAAACCATAGACATCCAGTTccactttcatccattttcaccCATCCTGGAGatacaaatacttatttttgtgGCTTTCCTGCTAATGTATATTGGCAGTCTCACTGGTAATGCCACAATCTTTCTCACTGTCTGGGCAGAGCGTTCACTCCACACTCCCATGTATTTCTTTCTGGCCAATCTGGCAGTTCTGGAGATCTTTTACTCTTCCACTGTTGCCCCTCTCGCTTTGGTCAACCTCCTGACCATGGGGAGAATACCCATCTCTTTCGCTGGCTGTGGCACACAGatgttcttttttgtctttctgggcAGTGCTGACTGTATCCTCTTGGGGATCATGGCTTATGATCGGTTTGTAGCTATTCGGAAGCCTCTGCGTTACACCCTCATCATGAGATGGCAGCTGTGTGCCCAGCTGGCTCTGGGAGCCCTGGTCCTTGGTTTCATTCTAGCCTTACAACTAACAGCTCTGATTTTCCATCTGCCATTTTGTGGCCACAACAGAATCACTCACTTCTACTGTGATGTACTCCCGATCTTGCAGCTGGCCTGTGGGGATACTCGAATGCAAGAAGCCATGATCTTCATTGTCAGTGTCATCATCCTCACCATTCCCTTTTCTCTGATCTCCATCTCATACGTCTTCATTGTGGGTGCCATTCTGAAGATCCGCTCTGCAGAGGGGCGGCACAAGGCCTTCTCCACCTGTTCTTCTCACCTGACTGTAGTTCTCCTCCAGTATGGCTGCTGTAGCCTTATCTATTTACGCCCCAGCTCTAGCtacaacccagaaatgggccGTGTGGTGTCTGTTGTCTACACTTTTGTCACCCCTGTCTTGAACCCCTTGATCTACAGTATGAGGAACAAGGAGCTGAAAGATGCATTAAATAAGGTAATGAAAAGACATCTGCTCCACTAG